The nucleotide window CAACAAACTTCCCAAAGGAGCCATACTTGCTGAAGCCATAGTATATAAGGCAATAACTCTTCCTCTCATTTCCAAAGAAGTGATGCTCTGAATTAAAGTATTGGTCGTTGCCATTGTCATCATCCCCGTAAAACCAATAAAGATCATAAAGAACATACTAAGCAAAATTGAACCCGAAAGCGAAAATAAAATTAGGGTGATGCTATATACCAAACAGAGATAAACCAGACGCGTAGGTAATCCTCTAATATTTTTACGAGATGCTAAAAATATGGAACCGGCTAAAGCTCCTATTCCCATAGCGGACATTAACAAACCTTGAGTAGCGGAAGTTCCTTTCAATATATCTTTGGCAAAAATAGGCATTAAAGTGGCAAAGGACATACCAAATACCGTATAGATAGCCAGATTACTGATCAAATAACGGATAGGCATATTTTCCCAGGAATATTTCCAGCCGGATAGGATTTTCTTAAGAGTCGGTTCTTTCTGAGGTGGAAACGGAGGATAGCTTATTTTGATGAAACAAAGGGAAATGATAACCGGTATGTAAGATATGGCATTGATGGCAAAACAGACACCTTCGCTAAACATCATTATTAAAAATCCACCTATGGCAGGACCAATTAAACGAGCTCCGTTAAACATCGCAGAATTTGTAGCAATTGCATTGGGAACCATACTTCTGGTAGAAACCAGGTCCATTACGAAATTTTGACGAATAGGAGCATCTATGGCATCTATTATACCCTGAATAAAGGATAAAATTAAAATCGGATATTGAACCTGCTTATTTATCACTCCTGTTAAAACCAATATTGCCAACACTCCAGTTTGCAAGCAAAAAGCCACTTGCGTTAAAATCATCGTATGATGACGGTTTACTCTGTCTGCCCAAGCACCTGCAAAAGGACTGACAAAAACAGAAGGAATCATAGATAAAAAGCTTACTAAACCAAGTAAAAAAGCAGAGCCGGTTAAACGATATACAAACCAGCCCATAGTTGTGCGTTGTATCCAAGTTCCAATTAAAGAAATCCCCTGACCCATAAAAAAAATACGGTAGTTCTTGATGGATAAGGAAACGAAGATTTCTTTTAATTTTTTAATTACCATTGTTATAAAATGAAACGGGAAAGGTCTTCACTTTCAATCACGGGACTTAAACGCTCGGTTACCATTTTTTTCGTGATTCTAACTGATTTTAACTTCTCAGAAGGCATTTCAAACAAATAATCATCTAAAAGAGTATTCATAATCGTATGTAAACGCCGGGCTCCGATATCTTCCATTTTTTCATTTGCCAAAGCGGCAAAACGAGCAACTTCGTGAACAGCTTCCGGCACAAATTTTAGCTCCACTCCTTCGCTTCGAAAAATTGCCTGATATTGTTTGGTCAATGAATTCTCCGGTTCAATGAGAATGCGGTTAAAATCTTCTTGGGTTAAACTGTTTAGCTCTACCCTTATTGGAAATCTACCTTGCAGTTCCGGAATAAGGTCTGATGGCTTTGCTGTGTTAAAAGCACCCGCGGCTATGAACAAAATATGCGAAGTATCTATCATTCCGTGTTTAGTAGGAACCTTTGAACCTTCCACGATAGGAAGTAAATCTCTTTGCACACCGCTACGGGAAACATCAATACCTCCCTGTTTGTCTGTGCTGGCAATTTTATCTATTTCATCAATAAAGATAATACCATTTTCTTCTACTGCGGTTTTTGCTGTTTCAACCAGTTTATCTTTGCTTATCAAACGGTTGATTTCACTTTCCATATAGCGTTTCCAGGCAGCGCGGACTGTGGTTTTTATTTTTCTGGTGGCTCCTTTGCCTTGAAATATGTTGCTGATCATTTCGCTAAAATCAAAATCCAATAATTCCAAGCCCGGTCCGGGTAATATTTCCAGATTGGGATAGTTTTCAATTTCGGGTTCAATTTCAATTTCTTTTTCATCCAGGGTTCCAGCAAGCAGCTTTTTACGCATTTTCTCACGACTGCGTAAATATCTTTCATTTTCAGGAGAATTTTCCATATTAGTGTTTTGTTTCAGTTTTTTACTGCGCGGCAATAATATGTCCAGAATCATTTCGGTAGCGTTAAATTCGGCTTCGGGTCTAACTTCTTCAATCATTCTTTCGCGAACCTGACTAACTGCATAATTCATCAGTTCGCGCACCATCGATTCCACATCTCGTCCTACATAACCTACTTCCGTAAATTTCGATGCTTCCACTTTGATAAAAGGAGCTCCCGTTAGGCGTGATATTCTTCTGGCAATTTCGGTTTTTCCTACTCCGGTAGGGCCTATCAAAATGATATTATTGGGTATAATTTCACCTTTGATATCGCCAGAAATTTGTTGACGACGCCAACGGTTTCTAAGGGCAATAGCCACACAGCGTTTTGCTTTATCCTGCCCAATTATATATTTGTCCAGTTCTTCCACGATGCGTTTGGGAGTTAAGTATTCATAGTTCAGCAATTTTTATATTTCCTCTACAATAAAATTATCATTTGTGTATATACAAATTTCAGAAGCTATTTTAATGGCTTCCACTGCTATTTCTCCTGCACTCAATTTTGTTTTATGTGCTAAAGCGCGAGCTGCAGCCAAAGCATAATTTCCGCCACTGCCAATGGCGATTATATTATCATCCGGTTCCAAAACATCTCCTGCTCCATTAATTAAAAGCAGGGAGTCCTTATCTCCGGCAATTAGCATTGCTTCCAAGCGTCTTAAAATTCTATCCTGACGCCAGTCCCTGGCTAAATCTATGGCTGCTTTACGCAGGTTACCTTTATTGGTTTTCAGTTTTTCTTCAAACCGATCCAATAAACTGAAAGCATCAGCAGTTGCTCCGGCAAAGCCAACAATCACTTTTCCGTCAAATATTCTGCGTATTTTTTGGGCTTTTCCTTTTACAATTGCTTCGCCCATTGTAACTTGTCCATCACCGCAAAGAGCCGTTTTACCGTTTCGGTGAATTCCTATAATAGTAGTTGCGTGCATAATCATTTTTTTAACTTGTTTCCTTATCATTAATATCTTTATTTTCAGAAAGCTCATCCGGTTCGCTTTCAGTTTTCTCGCTATGGTCAAAACGGAGTTCCAGTGCTTTTTTATATTTTTCTTTTACCAATTCGCTATCTTCTTCCCGGCAATTTTTTAAGATCAATTCAAATATTTCATCGGTTCCAAGGGTCTCTTTTTCTTGCAGTTCAGCAGCCATAATTTGCATCAGTTCTTTTTGTTCGTTCAAGATAGAGATTGCTTGAGAATAGGCATTATTGATAATATCTCTTATTTCGCGATCTACTAATTGCGAGGTCTCTTCACTAAATACCTCGTGCGAAACAAGTTCTTTTCCCAGAAAGACCTCTTCTTGCTCTTTTCCAATAGTCATAGGGCCTATTCTATCACTCATTCCCCACGAACAGACCATTTTTTTCACAATATCAGTGCAGCGTTCCAAATCGTTTCCCGCACCGGTTGTAAATTCATTAAAGACAACTTCTTCAGCGGCTCTTCCACCTAAAAGAGTAACCAATAATTGTAACAAATAGCTCTTGGAATAGTTGGTTTTATCACTTAAAAGATAATGAGTGGCTCCACCCGTAAAACCGCGTGGAATGATTGATACCTTATGCACGGGCTCCACTTTATCCAAAAAAACGGAAGTGAGAACATGCCCAATTTCGTGGTAGGCAGTAAGCCGTTTATCTTCTTCAGGAATAACTCTGCTTTTCTTTTCTTTGCCAAGGATAAGCTTATCTTTTGCCTCTTCAAAATCTTCCATTTGAATCTGGGTTTTGTTTTTACTGGCTGCAATCAAAGCTGCCTCATTCACCAAATTAGCTAAATCTGCTCCACTAAAACCAGGAGTTCCTCTGGAAATTATTTCCAAGTGAACATCATTGGCAAGCGGAACTTTAGCAGTATGAACTTTCAAGATTTCCGTCCGTCCTTTGATATCAGGCAAATCAACCGTCACTCTTCGATCAAATCTTCCGGGCCGTAATAAAGCAGGATCAAGAATATCGGGACGATTAGTAGCTGCTATAATAATTACAGCTTCATTGGGCTCAAAACCATCCATTTCCACCAAAAGCTGATTAAGGGTTTGTTCTCGTTCATCATGTCCACCTCCTAATCCACTTCCGCGATGCCTTCCCACTGCATCAATTTCATCTATGAAAGTAATGCAAGGTGCATTTTTCTTTGCCTGTTCAAAGAGATCCCGAACCCTGGCTGCTCCGACGCCGACAAACATTTCCACAAAATCAGAACCGCTAATGGAAAAGAATGGAACCCCCGCCTCTCCCGAAACAGCTTTTGCCAAGAGAGTTTTTCCTGTGCCTGGACGTCCAATTAGTAAAACCCCGCGAGGAATTCTTCCTCCTAAGCGTTGAAACTTTTTAGGGTCTTTCAAAAACTCCACAATTTCTTGTAATTCTTCTTTTGCTTCATCCACTCCGGCGACATCTTTGAAAGTAATTCCCGTTTTACTTGCCTCATATAAACGCGCTCTGCTTTTTCCGAAACTAAATGCTTTTGAATTTTGAGCATTCATTCCGCGCAGGAAAAAAGCCCAGAAAACAATTAGCAACAAAAACGGTAGCAGGTAAGAAATTATACTTGCCCAACGCGATGGCTTAGTGGCACTAACTTTTATGCCCAAGGCGACCAGAGAATCAACCAGTTGTGGATTTTCAAAGGGTAGAGTAGTAGAGTATTTTTTCTTGGCAGTATCGGTATAGAATATGTCCTTTTCCGCAAATTGAACTTGAGTAACCTGTCCATTGGCAACGCGTGTCATAAAATTACTATAACTCTCTTTATTGATAGCATTTCCGCTTGTGCTGAAAGTATGAATGATAATTATTATCAATAATATGAGCATTATGACAATAGGTAAAGAGAATGCAGGTTTTTTGGTTAGCACATTTTTGGGGGTTTGGGCATTACGAAAATCGGCATTAGGGTTATTTTTATTCGCCGCGTTCCTTTTACGAACTATAATAGAACGGATTATACTGATTATGGAAATTGCCAATAGGGCAATGATAAACCAGTTCATAAGCGAGGAAATCTCCATAAAAGCATTGCCTGCCTCCGGAATCGTTTTCGGGGAAACATTTAATGAATCTCCCGGCACAGCGATTAGGGCAACTGATGCTATTACGAAGATAATGACAAATATAGATTTTAACATATATAAAGCTCTTCTTTCAGGATTCCTATATAAGGAAGGTTACGATATTTTTCAGCATAATCAAGTCCATAACCTACCACAAATTCATTCTTTATGGAAAAACCCACATAATCAAATTTTACATCTGTTTTATGAGCTGCAGGTTTGTCTAATAGCACACAGGTCTTTAATCCGGCAGGTTTATGTTGCATAAGATAGTCCTTTATATATGCCAGAGAAAGCCCTGAATCTACAATATCTTCCACTACTATTACATCTCTTCCGGATATATCAATATCTATGTCCTTACGAATTTTAACCACGCCACTACTGCTTGTTTGATCTCCATAGCTGGATATGGCTAAAAAATCAACTTCCACAGGAATCGTAATACTTCTTACCAAATCAGCCAGAAAAACGAAACCACCTTTTAAAATGCCTATCATAACAGGCGTGCTGCCATTATAACTATTGGAAATTTCAGAACCCAGTTCACGAATGCGGGTTTGAATTTTATATTCGTCAAATAGCACAGCGGATATATCACAATTCATCTTATTCATTATTGCCTCTTTTCTTTTTTATGGATTGCGCGTCGGGTTTTTTCCGATATATTATTAGCCACGATTTGCAAATAGCGGGAGGTATTTTCATCACATCTTACCCTGTTATCCAATCTGTGGCATGCAACCCAAAATATTTTTTCCCCATCATCAAAAAGGGGAATAGAATCCCTTTCATATTTAGGGACTTTTTCGTCAATAAAAAACTCTTTCAATTTCTTTAACTGTGTCATTCCAAAAGGCATAAAACGATCACCTGGTTTTCGGTATCTAATCATAAAAGGAAACCTAATTTTATCGGCGTCAATTATTATTTGCACCTGACCATCTTCGCATTTTAGGTCTTTGGGCAGAACCCTTAAGTATTTGAAATTGAATCTATAATTTCCATATACAGCCATAATGCGGTCACTCTCAATCAGCATTGGTTCTTTTTCTGCTTTAAGTTTATTTTCACCCCACTGTATCTCAAATTCTTCATATTGTTTTATAACGGTAACATTATGAGGTAGATAAAGGCATTTACTGCCAGGGGTGGTTAGGATATTTTCAATTGCCAAATAATGAGCGGCAAAAAAATCATTATTACTACCGCAGACAGTTTCAAATGCTTTACGCAATAAGTAATATCGTTCAATTTTAGGTAGTTTTAACACTTGAGGTGAAGATAACACAATTTTAGTCGGTTGAGCGTCCAAACAAATTTTTTTCAAATGAGCTTTACTGCGTTGCACAAAATACTTATCCGTATTATCAAAGAGTTCGGATATGAAAGATAGATGAGAAGATAGCGCAGGATTAAATTCCTGTTTAAGTTTGGGTATAATATCATTTCTTAACAGATTTCTTCTAAACTTATTATCCAAATTACTGGAATCCGTGCGCCAAGAAATTTCCGCTTGCACCAATATCTCTTCAAGTTCCTTTCTACTGAAACACAACATCGGATGCACGATTTTTCCCGAAATCGGTTTGATGCCTGCCATTCCACTGATACCTGAACCGCGTAATAGATTTAAAAGAACTGTCTCCGCTTGATCGTCTTTTTGATGGGCAAGCAAAATTTTATCAAAATTATAACACTCCAGCACTTTTTCAAAAGCGGCAAAGCGCTGTTTGCGGGCTTGATTTTCCAGATTTCCTTTGGGAGGAATCGTTATTTTATGAATGATGACAGGAATATTCAATTTTAAACAGAGCTGTTTTACTGATTCTTCATCAGCGTTACTTTCAGCTCCTCGGATCTGATGATTGATATGCACGACCAATAAAGTTAAATTATAGCTAACTCTTAGCCGAGAAAAAAGATAGAGCATAGCATTTGAATCCGCTCCACCAGAGCATCCCAGCAATAATTTATCCCCATTGTGGATCAGTTCATTATCTTTGATATATTTTTCCAGATATTTCAGGGCTTTGGCAATTTCCATCCTGATTCCTTATTTCATAAAATTCCAATTCTCAATTATTTTTATAATGGCTGCCGTGTCAACTTGTTTTTTAAATCTGACATTTTACTTATTTAGCAGTCATTTTTGAGGAAATGGGAGATTATGTTTAAGGGAGAAATTATTGCTAACATCCTAAAATATTCGTTCGCAGAAGACCATTTCTGATTTCTTCCCCATTTAACATTATAAAGGCAATGCGATTGTAATTATCATTCTTCTAAGAGTTCTCTCTTTATCCATTTTCCTTCTCCTTGATTTTGGATACCGTGTCTCCTTTTTTTAGGGCACTTCATTGTAACATAGTGGATTATCTAACAACTCTCTAACACTTCCGTAACACTTCTGTAATCTCGTTACTGGATTGTTACGGAAGTGTTACTGTAATGTTTAAGTATTTAGCAGGGGAGAAGCAGCTGACATAATGGAGCCAAAGAAAGGTAGAAACAAGAAATTGCTTGACGAATTTTTATATTAACTGCATTAGGATTTATTATGAGAATATATGCAGAGGAATCGATGAAGGCAGATGTAATTATCATTAATATCAGCAAATTAGTAACTCTTACCCATAATAATAAACCCCGTTTTGGCAAAGAAATGGAAGAAACGGCTACGATTGAACAAGCGGGAATAGCCATTCAGGCGGGTAAAATCATCGAAATAAATGATAGTAATGCCATAAAAGAAAAATATCCTTTCTCCGATTGTATAGATGCCAATGGGCAAGTTGTCACCCCTGGTTTTGTTGATTGCCATACTCATCCCGTTTTTGTCCACACTCGTGAAGATGAATTTGCCCTGCGTTTACAAGGTAAAAGTTATGTTGAAATTGCACAAGCTGGAGGTGGAATCGTTAAAACAGTGCAGACAACGCGGGAAGCAAATGAGGATTTGCTTTTTGAACTGGCAAAAAAACGAATTTTAAAAATGATCCAACAAGGAACTACTACTCTGGAAGCAAAAAGCGGTTACGGACTTGATACCGAAAGCGAATTAAAACAATTACGAGTTATCAAACGCTTGCAGACGGAACTTCCGATTGATATTGTGCCCACTTTTTTGGGAGCTCATGAATTTCCTCCTGAATTTAGAAATGATCATTCCGGTTATGTAGAGCTACTTTGTAAAGAAATGATTCCTGCCGTTGCGGAACAAGGAATAGCTGAATTTTGTGATATTTTTACCGAAGCTCATACATTTAATCTTGAAGAATCCCGTAAAATATTATCCTGTGCTGAGCATTATGGATTAAAATTGAAAATGCATTGCGATGAGATTGAGCCCATTGGTGGTGCAGAACTTGCCAGTGAAATGAAATGTTCATCTGCCGATCATTTAGGTTCTGCCAGTGAAACAGGAATTATGGCACTGCAAAAAGCAGGCGTAATACCCGTTTTGTTGCCTGCCACTTTATTTTCTTTACAAAGTAAAAAATACGCCAATGCCAAATTGATGATGGAACAAAATCTTCCTGTTGCCATAGCTACTGACTTTAATCCCGGTAGCTGTAATTGTGATAGTATGCCATTAACGATGTCTCTTGCCTGTTTACAAATGGGGATGACTCCTGCCGCGTCTTTATGTGCTGCAACTTTAAATGCTGCTTTTGCCATTGACAGAGGCAAAATAATTGGCTCTTTGGAGACAGGTAAACAGGCAGATTTAATACTTTGGGATATTCCCGATTTGAATTTTATTCCCTACCATTTGGGATCTTCACATATAACCAGCGTGTTTAAAAATGGAAAAATAGTGCATAAGGTAATCTAAGTGGCAGATACATCGCTAAATAGCTATCAAATAATTAAAATTGTAAACAGCTCTCTGCGCTTTACTCTCTATCAAGCAAAACAGATAGAAACCGGAAAAATAGTCCTAATCAAAACTCCGGATAGCCAAAGAACAAATGACATTGAATTGAAACAAGACCTGCTAAATGAAGCTAATGAACATATAAAATTACATCATCCTCTCATTAGAACTGTGTATGAAATCAGAGAAGAAAAGGGAACTGCCTATTTGATTGGCGAGTTTATAGAAGGTATTACCCTTTCCGCTTATTTGAAAAGAAATCCTTATACATTAACTTTGGAAGCATCGCTTTTGATGTTGCAAGAACTTTTGGAGGCCATCTCTTACGCTCACAAAAAGGGGTGCATTCATTTAAATTTGAATCCATATAATATTCTTGTAGATAAGGAAAACCATCTGCATATTATTGGTTTCGGCAAAAGCCAAAATGCCTATAAAACAGCTTACGAAAAAGAAGAGACCTATCATCCACTTTTATACATTGCTCCTGAGCTATATAAAGCAGGACTTGCCCTTCCTCAATCGGATTTATATTCTTTTGCTGTAATCGCTTATGAGATTATGTGTGGAGTCATCCCTTGGCGTATAGACAATCAACTTAATCCTGAAAAACAAAAACAGCAGTCAATGTGCCGAGCTGTCATTATGCCGGAAATTTTACAAAAACAAGTTCCGGACTGGCTTTTCGCCGCTTTATTGCAATGTTTGAAACTCGATCCTCATTTGCGGTTTTCCAATGCGGAAGAACTTTTGGAACTGTTTGCCCAGAAAGATAATTGGGTGCCGGAAGAAGCAGAAAAGATAGAAGAGCCAGTAGAAAAAATAGCAGAAATTAATATCCCTGATGAATTGCCGCATTCAAGCTTAAATGCTGACGCTGTAATTCAAGAAGATTTAAAAATAGATATACCAATTCTCTCTGACAAATTAGAAGTTGTTCATCCGGAAGAACTATCCAAACCCGAGCTGCCAAAGCCAAAATTGGAAACTCCTCCTCCAAAAATTCCTCAATATTCATCCGCTTCATCTTCACCTATCGAAGCTAAAGAAACCAAAAAGCTGAAGAAAACCTTAAAAGTCCTTATTTGGATGTCCGCTATCGTTATTCTGTTTATTGTCGTTAAATATGTAGCTTTTGGCTCCCGACCCAAATTTTCATCTCTGGCTGATAGCACCCAAGTGGAAATTTCGGAACAACCTACCCAGGCAAATATTCCCATTCCAATGGTTTTTGTCCCTGCCGATACTTTAGTGATGGGAAATATTGCTCCAGATGCAGATGACGATGAATTCCCGCTCTTAACGATTGGAATTTCTGCTTTTTATATTAGCCCAAAGGAAATAAGTCAAGCAGAATGGATGATGGTTTTTCCCAGTAATCCGGCTCATAGTAAAGATCCTTCATTACCGGTGGAAAATGTAAATTTTTATGATATTATAGATTTTTGCAATCAGAAAAGCGTTTTAGACGGCTTTGAGCCCTGCTACGATTATTATGATACTGAAGTGGTCTGCAATTTTTCTGCAAATGGTTATCGGTTGCCCACGGAAGCGGAATGGGAATTTGCCGCCAAAAGTGGAAAAAGAAATGATTTTTTTGTTTACAGTGGTTCCAATAATCCCGATGAAGTTGGTTGGTATAATGTAAATAGTGATGTTCAAAGTCATCCCGGCGGTCAAAAAAAACCTAACCAACTGGGAATTTATGACCTAAGCGGAAACCTGTTTGAATGGGTCTGGAATTGGTATGCTCCTTATTCAGCTCGCAACTGGAATTTGATAACTGGTCCCGATAAAGGAACCGATAAAGTTATTAGAGGTGGTTCTTGGTATCATAATGTTTCTGAAATGAGGGTTACTAACCGAAATTATGCTAAGCCCTACACGAAAAATGCTTACCTTGGTTTTCGGGTAGTAAGGACAAAGTCAATGTAAGTTCAAAGTTCAAAGTGCAGGAGTTCAAAGTTCAAAGTTCAAAGTGCGGGAGTTCAAAGTTCAAAGTTCAAAGTGCGGGAGTTCAAAGTTCAAAGTGCGGGAGTTCAAAGTGCGGGAGTTCAAAGTTATATTTGGTGAAACGGGTCAATTTTTACGGTAAAATTCTTTCTGCTTTAGCTCTTCAATCTTCATTTCTACTTGACAGTAAACAGCTTGCCGATGTTTAGGTCATAAATAATAATTTGGAGGAAAAACCAAGTGGAATACACTGATTATAAAAAAACAGCCAATGAAATAATAGAACAAATATCTGAAATTCGGAGGTTACTTTGATCCGGAACCGAAGCAACTATTAATTTCTGAATTGGAGCAAAAGATGAATGCTCCGGACTTTTGGCTGGATCAAACAAATGCTAAAAAAGTAAGTAAACAGCTCTCTCAATTACGAAACGAACTGGATCACATAAAAAAACTGGAAAACATAAAAGGCGAACTGGAAACCTATCTTTCTTTGCTGGAAGAGGATTTTAATGCTGATTTACTAAATGAAGCGGTCTTTGAACTACCACGCATACAAAATTTCATAGAGAAAGCGGAAATAGAATGCTACCTAAATGATAAATATGATCATAATGATGCTTTGTTAACTATTCATTCCGGTGCGGGAGGAACAGAATCTCAAGATTGGGCGGAAATGCTTCTAAGAATGTATTCTCATTGGGCAGAAAAGAATAACTATAGTTTCAATATTATTGATTACCTACCGGGTGAAGAAGCGGGCGTAAAAAGTGTCAGTATTGAAATTAAAGGTGATTTTGCTTATGGAATGTTGAAAAGTGAGATTGGGATTCACCGTTTGGTGAGAATAAGCCCTTTCAATGCTCAAGGGAAAAGACAGACCTCCTTTGCTTCGGTTTTTGTGTATCCTGAATTTGATGAGGATTTGGAAGTGGAAATAGACCCTAAAGACCTAAAAATAGATACATTCCGTTCCAGCGGGGCAGGCGGACAATATGTAAATACAACTGATTCTGCCGTGCGCATAACTCATTTACCTACAAATATAGTAGTTACTTGCCAAAATGAACGCAGTCAAATTCAAAATCGGGAAAAAGGGATGTCCATTCTAAAAAGCCGATTGTATCAATACTATGAAGAACAGCGAGAAAAAGAAAAACAAAATATAGAGAGTAGTAAAACGGAGATTGGCTGGGGTAATCAAATTCGTAGTTATGTATTTCAACCATATCAAATGATTAAAGATCATAGAACAAATTATGAGACAGGTAATATAGATAAAGTTATGGATGGCGATTTGAATGATTTTATCTACGCTTGGCTGAAATATAATGCCCACAAGAGAATAAATGGCTAATCAGGACTACAAACAATTGCTTAACGAACTTGATCTTGACAAGTTGCCTAAGCATATCGGTTTTATTATGGATGGAAACGGTCGTTGGGCAAAAAAAAGAAACAGACCTCATCTTTATGGCCATAGAGCAGGTGTGAAATCATTGCGTCAAGTGGTAGAATTGGGAGTGGAACTGAAACTACAATATTTAACCTTCTATGCTTTTTCTACGGAAAACTGGAACCGTCCGGAAAGTGAAGTGAAAGGTTTGTTAAGATTGCTGAAAGAGCAGCTGAAAAAAGAAATTCCGGAACTGATGGAACAAAACATTTATGCACAGTTTATAGGCACAAATAGCGGTCTGGATAAAAATTACTGGAATGATGTTTGTTCCTTGGTGGCACAAACTCATAATAATACAGGAATGATAGTAAATTTTGCTTTCAACTATGGAGGACGCCTGGAAATAATTGAGGGTTTTAAAAAGTTTATGACTGTGCACCCTGATGAATGGAATAAACTAACTCCCGAGGATTTTGGCAATTATCTTTGGACTGCTGGTCAGCCCGATCCCGATTTGATAATTAGAACCAGTGGCGAAAAACGGCTTTCCAATTTTCTATTGTGGCAATCAGCGTATGCTGAAATTTATATTACTGATACTCTTTGGCCTGATTTTGATAAAGTGGAACTGATTAAGGCGCTTAAAGATTATGCCTCTCGCGAACGCAGATTTGGAGGAAGATAAATTATGAACGAACTGGTTAAGAGAGTGCTGGTTGCAGTGATATTGATTCCCATAGTTCTTATTATTCTTTACTATCGGGGCTTGCCATTAGTTATTGCATTATCGGTAGTAGTTTTTTTAGGCGGACTGGAATATATTAGGATGATGCGCAAAGCAGGAATTAAAATAAGCTATTTCTGGATGCTTGTTTACTGCGTATTCTATTATGCTTTGGTTTATATTAAAGATATGGATTTATCGCTTCTCTGGATTGCCTTATTGCTGATGATTTTGGAAGCGATGTTTAAATGGCAAACTAACTTATCTATTCCACTACTTTTTGCCACTCTTTTCGGATTTATATATATTGCTATGTTTCCTGCTTTATTGGCTCGGATAAGTATTTTTTATACTGAATATAATTTTTTACTTGCCTTAATTCTTTTAATTTGGTTTGTGGATTCTGTGGCTTATTTTATTGGTATGAAATATGGAAAACATAGAAATATAACCGAAATAAGCCCCCATAAATCAATGGAAGGTTTTATCGCAGGAATACTTGCGCCGTGGTTGATTTTGATTATATTATATATTTGCAAGGTAAGGATTCTTCCTTTTGCTTATCTGGCATTGCTTTCAGTGGCAGCAGGCATATTTGGTCAGATAGGTGATTTGATGGAGTCAATGCTGAAACGATATTGTAAAGTGAAGAACAGTTCTAATTTGCTTCCAGGACATGGAGGTATCTTAGATCGATGTGACAGTTTTCTGTTCGCAGGTTCTTTTTTATATTGTGCTTTGGAAATTTTAACTAAAGTGAGGTAACTATAATGAAAAGAGCACTTATTCTAATCCT belongs to Candidatus Cloacimonas sp. and includes:
- a CDS encoding isoprenyl transferase — translated: MANQDYKQLLNELDLDKLPKHIGFIMDGNGRWAKKRNRPHLYGHRAGVKSLRQVVELGVELKLQYLTFYAFSTENWNRPESEVKGLLRLLKEQLKKEIPELMEQNIYAQFIGTNSGLDKNYWNDVCSLVAQTHNNTGMIVNFAFNYGGRLEIIEGFKKFMTVHPDEWNKLTPEDFGNYLWTAGQPDPDLIIRTSGEKRLSNFLLWQSAYAEIYITDTLWPDFDKVELIKALKDYASRERRFGGR
- a CDS encoding phosphatidate cytidylyltransferase, whose product is MNELVKRVLVAVILIPIVLIILYYRGLPLVIALSVVVFLGGLEYIRMMRKAGIKISYFWMLVYCVFYYALVYIKDMDLSLLWIALLLMILEAMFKWQTNLSIPLLFATLFGFIYIAMFPALLARISIFYTEYNFLLALILLIWFVDSVAYFIGMKYGKHRNITEISPHKSMEGFIAGILAPWLILIILYICKVRILPFAYLALLSVAAGIFGQIGDLMESMLKRYCKVKNSSNLLPGHGGILDRCDSFLFAGSFLYCALEILTKVR